CCCCACACTTTCGGTGCAACTTCACGAGCCGAAACTGCAAGGACAAGATAGAACAAGCAGACGAAAACCAAAAGCTTCTTCATCGTTCCAAGATTCTCTGAAAGATACGAATCCGCTTGTTCCTGGGAtgaagaatgaaaaaattcaTGACAGGATGTGCCTGAGTTTATAGGAGGAGATCGCCGGAATGATTCGCCGTTATTGTGGAAAATTTCCTCGGGGGGAAGATCCATGTTTCCagttataaatcaatattccCTTCTTGCTCGGATACGCGAATCATCAAAATCAAACAGTATGATATGAAAACTGTATAAGAATCGAAagataaaaaggaaaagtgCATAATCATTGCTGCAGAGGAAATCTCAATCAAAGCCAAGCACTGGACGTCGTTCCTAGTTCAGGGCCTCGTCAAAATTGGGCTGTATCAAGGAGCCCTACTTCTTTACTTACTGGATCTCCGCCGGCAGTCCATATTCAAAAAGTTTGGTTTAAGTTTAATGGAGAATTGTGGGCTGGGTCTGGAGTTTTCGTTTTTGCTGTCTAGTTCTTGgcatatgattttatttatcataggAACTAGGAAGGACTGTGGAGTGTGGAGTTATAATTTctgtttcaaaataattatgcaatccttcattttgctttaattatatataaattctctataatttaaagaattaataaaaaactatatttactctgaattaatttgttaataatttttttttcagatcaaattattcttatacattACATattcacataataatatatataaggagatatatttctatttttgtaagGATAGTTTGATCATACGAAGGCGCGTTGGTCCGCCGACACCGCTTTTGTTGTTCCACCAAATTTCCCTTCCTTCCCCTTTCATTTTTGCAGTctattttaaggaaaaaaaatgaatgaataatttgactcatttcatatataactaaaattttcagtttacAAAAATGGCAACGAGGGGTGTAAAAATACGCTCAAttgtagcaattttttttaacaagaattaaacttttttatttttaaaaaaatattaaagccACATGTCTTCCAATACTTAATTTACCATGTATATTACTTGTATGCTTGTGTAATAAAGTGTTTGTGTTGTGTAAGAATGTGACAAAGTTGATGTATCTATCTAAACTTCATTAGTATACCATGTATATTAGTTTTGGGCTAGAAGCGGCAAACATTATTTTGACTGCATTGGCGTTCTTGttgatcatattaatatatgcatttataaatgtataattaaatataaaatatataatttaaaataaaaaattcaatccactactaataatagtaaaatCTGCATGACTTTCAAGCGGCTGTAACCAAGAAGAGCCAAACTCTTGAGAAATGtaacttttatatttctttcattgtagtaaaatagaaacaaatttGTAAAGAGAAACAGATAAACTCATAAAGAAGACGATCATATCAAAATTTCAGCACGTATGCGTGTTTGGATTGTTTAGGAGGATTTGGGCGGATCGTAATAAACTCCGCCGCACTCGCACTTCCAACGCTCCGGGTAGGGTTCGGAAACAGGCGGAACAGAGACTTGAACCGGCTTGCACGGCACACATTGCCCGCACACACCAGTGCAATTAGGCGGCGACGATCCCGCCTTTGAGTTTGAACCCCACACTTTCGGTGCAACTTCACGAGCCGAAACTGCCAGGACAAGATAGAACAAGCAGACGAAAACAAAAAGCTTTTTCATCGTTCCGAAATTCTCTGAAAGTTACGAATCCGCTTGTTCCTTGGATGAAGAATGAAAATGCAAGGCAGGATGTCCCTGGATTTATAGGAGGAGATCGCCGGAATGATTCGCCGTAATTGTGGAAAAATTTGCTCGGATATTGATCGGGAAGATCCATGTTTCCagttataaatcaatattccTTTCTTGCTCAGATACGCGAATCATCAAACAGTATGACACGAGTGATTTTGCAGTTGCATATCAAAGGAAAACTGTATAAGAATCGAAAGATAAAAGGAAAGTGCATCATCATTGCTTTTGCTGCAGAGGAAATCTCAATCAAAGCCGAGCACAGGACGTCGTTCCTAGTTTAGGGCCTCATCAAAGTTGGGCTGTATCGATAGAGCCCTAGTTCTTTAGTTACTGGATCTCAACCGACGGCCCGTATTCAGAAACTCCAATTTAGCAAACAATTCTGGACCGGGCCCAGAGTTGGATAACTTTGGTTTTATGTATCATGGTGTGATTTAAGAACTTGAAGATTACGTACTTTAGCTAAAATACaccattttaaaatactttctgtaatattaaagaaaatgaagaaaaaaacaaaggtaTAGATATGTATCTTAagtcttttttgtttaattaaaatgttgTAGTTATGGGAAAAGTAGTTCATGATAGCCgtctaattattaattaatgacataattaattatattaatctgAAACTGGTTTTCAGCCCTTGGCAGTGAATGAGCCCATCactttcatatttattactaaatatatatattttgaattttattaattatttgaagtaAGAGTAAACTGATGACTTCTAAGGTTATGGGGCTTCAATTTCTCCAATGCAATTAGGTCctattaacttaaaaattgattaattatcatagCATGTGGCCCACTTTCACCATTTGTGTAAACAAGGATGGGAGTGATGGATCTCCATCACTACAAACATtcaaatgtttgttttttgagCATGACTCACACCCATATCAACCAAATTATTAGTAGGTTTCGGTCAGCATATTTGGTAGGTTGAagaaacattatttattttagttaaaatatttaataaatatatatactgcATGCATAGCTTATTTCAGAGGTAAACAATTACAACTATTACTAAATACTACTAACCCTCTAATTCTTTGATCAATTTATGGTGGAATTCGAGATTGATttgtgtattaaaaaattatgattgaaaAATCTCCCAACaccttttatatatacatatatgctGCAGACTTGTATTCTaggaaacaaacaaattagTAACATTCAAATGCGTGCCTAACTCAATTTGACTTAGTAACATTTAATCttgtgattatatatattaatttcctATGTAATAATGATCACCCACtaacaatattataatattcacggacattaatataaaattgattaaattaatcaaaagatATATTGTCCTACAAAGCCCACTaactctttattatttaatcttaATCCCCAAAGATTCAATCTTCAATTATTTCCATCCTGCAATAATTGTAGTGCTTGTTGGGTTTGTTTGAGTTGTTGAAGCACAGGGAGTAGCTGGGCTCTGATCCAACGGCAGAGCGCATCCTTCAGGACCAGCGTGATTTGCGTGATCATCAGTGTATCCCGCCCATATAAACATCATACCAACTTCACGCTCAAGTACTACAGTTCACAAGTACTGAACCAACacaagagagaaaaagaagaaagtggAGATGGAGTCGGCTGAGGACAACAGGCGGCTAAAACAGCCACTGGTAGAGAATCAGCCACCGCCCCCGGTGGGTGAAGAGGTCAGCTCCGACCTGGAGCAGATCCTCACCGATGACGGGTTGACTTTTTCCACCCGATACAAGAAAGCAACGTGGGTCGAGCTGAAGCTCCTCACCAGACTGGCGGCGCCCGCCATCATAGTCTACTTGCTTAACAATCTCCTCAACATGTCTACGCAGATCTTCTGTGGCCAGCTCGGGAACCTGGAGCTCGCGGGTTCTGCTCTCGCTAATAATGGTATCCAGCTCTTCGTCTATGGAGTCATGGTACGTCCAAAGCGTAATCTTTTGAAGCAAttacattcatatatatatacctatataCGCCAATTATTGATTTGGAGTTTTTAATTAACAGCTCGGAATGGGGAGCGCAGTGGAAACCCTATGTGGGCAGGCATACGGTGCTCACAAGTATGAAATGCTTGGGATATATCTGCAGAGATCAACTATCCTTCTGGTGGCCACAGGGATTCCACTCCTGTTTCTATACATATTCTCCAAGCCTCTCTTACTATTGCTTGGCGAATCAAGAGACGTTGCGGCTGCTGCGGCGTTGTTCGTCTACGGCCTAATACCGCAGATTTTTGCGTATGCAGCTAATTTTCCGATACAGAAGTTCTTGCAAGCCCAAAGCATTGTGAATCCGAGCGCATACATAGCAGCAGGCACGTTGGTGGTTCACGTACTTCTTACCTGGATTGCGGTGTATAAGTTTTGGTGGGGACTGTTTGGTGCCGCATTGGTGTTGAGTCTTTCGTGGTGGATAATTGTGGGGGCACAATTTGTGTACATTTTGATGAGTCCAAAGTGCAAGAAAACATGGACAGGATTGAGTTGGAGGGCATTTCATGGGCTGtgggatttcttgaaattgtcTTCTGCCTCTGCTGTGATGCTGTGCCTGGAGACTTGGTATTTCCAGATATTGGTTCTGATTGCTGGCAATCTTCCTAATCCTGCTGTTGCATTGGACTCCCTCGCTATTTGGTAAGACAAAACTACTTGCTCTTTTGATTTCATATTCATATCCATTTTTTACTAGTGAAACAAAAAGAGCTTGGTGATTTTTAGGGtgatatgtacatatatattgccATAACCTCATAAAACAATTCAATACTGGAGGTATTATTTTACCATGAGTTGTAATCATGGATAACAATTCAGgtgtttttcacttttattttttcaatttcggCTGAACTCATCAAGACTCCAGCcgattccttttttttttttaattattatttattagtttaagtaattatcaaaatttaataaatgattaatgatattaatcttaaattataatttactaattgtcgtttaatgatattaaatatttttaataaataaataatattaaattttaataattaataaatacatttttgacATGATGATGTTGTAGACATCGACGCTAAATAAACACgatatgattaaaaatggATTGAAGCATTATATCCTAACGCATATCATgattgcaaaaaaattattgtttatgcTGGAAATTTGTTGttcattattcaaaattttaaattagttgttcattattttgtttggtagctttttatttaggtcctGTAAGTGTTGGGGCCAAGCTCTTCTTCTCTCCAAACTTATTAATTTCTGTTAGCTTGTTTTGTTATTAGagcttaaaattttattagattttaaaCGTCATTTTCGAATTTTGATTCtagaatttttaatattcatttgaAGGGTCTAAGGTATTAGAATTCTATTGTTagatctaaattaatttattaaattctagcCAAAAAgtaagttaaaaaaatcataatcttTTTGACTGAGTTTatgatcatttaatattttattttaaatcattaatGATCCTATGATATTTATTAACTCTAAAATATGTTGtaagatatttaaatgaaGTGTGAGTTAATCAAACGTCCTCTAGAATTAGGTAAAgttataagacaaaaaattctgaaaacatagTTGTTAATCACAGTTATTGGGTAATATTGAACAAGCTAATAAAATCCATAGacgaagaaggaaaaaaaccTCAGCGCCAACACCAACCGTACAGTTATGAGATTGAAGAGCATTATTGAAATTTCTaacatcattattattattattattatttttttggacaCAACATAATATTGCATGtcacttttaattaataaatataataattattaatttggaaaaaaataataatatctatttattaaaaatatcttaacatatcattaaataataagtataaaaattataatgtaaaaattaaaaataataattaaataattattaagcaTTAATGAAATCTTAATTACTACTTGAACTAACATACAAtgattacaaaaaaaaaagaattggctACTTGAAATGACAACTCCGGctgaaatttaaaacaaaaaatattcctGGTTCATTGTCAAAAATAAGGAGTCATGGTAAAAATGCAAGTCTCCACCATTTCGGTAGACTTGCACTTatgttttgtaatattttaatacataagCAACATATATAGTTAAGTAGTGTGCCTATATATGATTATGGTTTTACCTTTTCATGGGATGGAGATCTGATGATATAATGTTTGATATCATGTGCAGCTCTACAATGCTTTCATGGGTATTCATGATAGCTGTGGGCTTCAATGCAGCAGCAAGGTAATTCATGCATTACTCCTGACCACTGTAAACCCTTGCTCAAACACATGCAATTAATATGGATCCTTCATCAAGGAAAAGAGGGTTTAGttaactaataatttaatttggtagAATTAGCTGACCCTCTTTCATCAGGGTCTTCAATCTTGATCAGCTCTCTCTAGCtacctaattttaattcattgcaGTGTAAGGGTTAGCAATGAGCTGGGGGCCGGACATCCCAGATCGGCTGCATTTTCAGTACTGGTCGTAACAGCTTCCTCTACCATCATAGCAATAATCTTTGCCATCATAATAATGTTGCTGCGCGATAAAATAAGTTACATGTTCACCGGTGGTACAGTCGTTGCCGAGGCAGTCTCCGACCTTGCACCTATCTTGGCAATCTCTCTTGTGCTTAATGGCATTCAGCCTGTTCTCTCAGGTACACAATTCCTCTAAATACTGGTTGTTTGTagtcaatataattaatgacagACGACATGCTCTGCATTGAACCTTGATTGGAAAAAGGTGTGGCTGTTGGGTGCGGATGGCAAGCATTTGTGGCATATGTTAATGTTGGAAGTTATTACTTCCTGGGTATTCCATTGGGCGCAGTTCTCGGCTTTGTCTTTAAACTTGGTGCCAAGGTATGCCAAAATTTCTGTGATCTCCCAGTACTAGTACGTATGATTCTTAAATACATACCGCCTAATTTAAGAATCATGATGCTCATgatatataaagttataaaaaCAAGAATGACGATACATAATCTGTATTGCAGGGAATATGGTCTGGAATGCTGGGAGGCACAGCTTTGCAGACTATAATCTTGATATGGGTCACTGTCCGAACAGACTGGAATAAGGAGGTACCTACCTACATATCATCACTTTCTTGTAAACACTAGCTACTCCAATaccatataattatacgtatacTATATATGCAACATTAAACTTCTCGGAGCTAGTAATGTTGATGGGTTCTAATTATTCAatagaaacatatatatatatatatcaaacgCCATAAATAATAGGGAAAGTATTTCAGGTGGAGATAGCAAGAGGCAGATTGAACAGATGGGAGGACAAGAAAGAGACGGGCATGCTGCAGAATTCACAGAGCAATTAGTTTTCTGGGAGAATTTAATTCACAGGACCACCCccatatttcaattttggcTTATCTTCATGCCTGTCTTATTGTCATCTCATCAACTCTGCTTCTTTACACATCTCATTAGGGGTGTTCATGGGTTTGATTTTTTCATACCTATTTTCAAATTGCATTGCTTTTCatggttttataaaataattttttcaattctcacttctaaaaaaatcaaagctgcgattttcaatgatttgacggattaaatacttataataaaataaaacattaaaattaacaaatataaataaatgaaacaagtGTTTGTACGTAACAAACAAActttaatcatattaaatatattgtcaagaaagaaaatgaaaattaaagacaTCCTTGATCAATCTTCAATAATTAGTACTATGTTAAAAACAATCGATTTAATTCAAGTAAGGTGGTTTTGGCggtatgaatattttttgatcAGCCCTACGTCTTatcttccttttcttgttttctttgacAAAATCATTTCCTCCTTCAACCCAATTTCGACCATATTATCACATCAGCCCAACAAAAATTTCGTTACATTATTGATTGTGGGACGCTCTAACAGCTATAGTTCTTATGAATTAACGTCATCGTCAACAACAATAGGAAAAACTTGCACCCGGAGTACGTATATgtttaaaaaagattatattattaattcctacctatttttttttttttaaaaaaattatcatctaTTAATTCGTAGCAAGGGTAATagctaaaaatatattgcattttctattctatttaatatatggacgctatgtgtataattttttttattaaataaagtatatattagATGAAGTAGAAAATACAAGACGAATGATAGCTGTTAGTAGTACACCCCGAGAAACAAAAAGGGTAGCTAGCAAGAATATGTAGCAGCggattattttgattaatttattaagtttaattaaaatagggATGGAGTGGAGTAATGtgtatgataattatatttatgagaaGGGTAGTAATTCCTATTGCATAGTTGAGTCGCCCAAATTCATCAAGAATAAAGAGACATATGGACATCCCATCAATTTGAATAAGGAACAATCATGCATATTATGATCccttctaattaatttaatttctggTGGTGCGACGTAAGTCAAATTTCATTATCAAGCATGTTAATTAGtgtcattttaatttactttatcatatatttatataaatgaattaaattcaCATCTCCAGTAAACAGTAACATAAAGGGTGATATAGATGTGAATAGGCCCAGTTTGGCATGGCCTTACGTTTAACcccaaaatattaagaaaagtTGGTTCCGAATATTAAAAAAGGCTTTTACCATGGATTTGATGCCCTCCAAAAAGAAAACCTCTAAATAGGCCATACCCACCACCTACCCCCACATCATTTACACCCTAAATCTATTTAATATagattaaacatatatatatatatattttcacttatcATTCCATATTGGTTTATGACACTactatatcaattattttattatatttataatattgttaatttttctttgatatttaTGAAACTAAATGTGGTGAAGGATGAAATATTCcatactattaattttaatcctttgaATTTATCCATCTTAGttttagtccaataattttcaaaatcatccATGGAGACGATGATCGTGTTCATTGACGAAATACGAATGGACGTCTCACTGTTGCATCGCTATATCATCTATTACACCCGTCGAAACCCAAGGTAggctggacttcactactCTCAAGCTCCCTGAAGATCCCTAGACATACATTCATATTGTGGCTCACTATATTAGGGAAATTATCACGGCAGATAAACCGTGGTTGTCTTATTTAGGCACCTATGTTCTTTGTGATGAAgttgcaataaaatcacatacaCACTTATTTTTTCGATGTCATTATGCCAAACAATACCTCACAGTTATGAGATAGGATGTTCAATTCTCATGGTCGAACCGAGACTGGGCCTTAGACGTGGAGTGGGCTACTAGGAAGTGGAGAGGGAAACATATCATCATATTTGGAGAGAGCGGAACTTGCGCCGCTTTGAGCACGTTGATCGACCACCGAGCACCATCACTGCCATCATAGTGGACGACGTTAGATAAAGAATCATTAGTGCTAATTTATCACACTCTATCAATACTTCTACTTTATATaaactatggcgtatcccatGGCCTGTCATGGGAAAAATCGatatttgattgttgtactgtacgcatgtatctttttattaatgaaacttatatttatcaaaaaaaaaaaaaaactttcaaaattatttaattttagtccttgaCCTAATTCCGAACAATTGTAACCCTACACAACTTTTCattagcaattttagtccatatatattcatttattttgtatctaATAGTTAATGCTTGCCTAAAATGGTATAATAGTctagatttattaaaaaaatatttatttatattatacttagACCCTTAGGATGGACTATAGCCTTTACCATCAAAAGGACAAAATAGtcataaattaaactaaaggACCAAacagataaataattaaatataatattactaaaactaaataaccaaaattataggacgaaaattttctttttttcctgaaaaaaATGTGGAAGTCAGTGggtgagaaaaaagaaaaaagaaatataaaaaacatatatgattatatgattatcctttatttttagCGTTATATGATTatcctttttttataatcaatttcttttataaatctaatacgtattaatttattattttataaatattttatcaaattataaaatttacataaatattttacttaaataattttaaagagttttatttttgttgtatctttttattttttataaaaaataaaaataaaattatcaattttattttataattccattataaaaattatccacttgaTCAATAAcaattccaaaaataaaataaaataaaattgtaatttataatttacaagacattttaatcaaatcactgtaagaaaaatagataaaaaatttaacaattataattatattaaatttcattaaaggGGGTTGTATTTACCGGTCACTTCATTTGGATCCGAATTTGGTTACCTTTTTGTTGTCTGCTGGCCCCCGCCACTCCTTTGTTTTATACGAATCAATTTAGTTGCTTTATGtcatttccaaaaataataaacaaaagattataactatatcaaatattatattaatttgattgtaa
This genomic window from Sesamum indicum cultivar Zhongzhi No. 13 linkage group LG12, S_indicum_v1.0, whole genome shotgun sequence contains:
- the LOC105175351 gene encoding protein DETOXIFICATION 40, which gives rise to MESAEDNRRLKQPLVENQPPPPVGEEVSSDLEQILTDDGLTFSTRYKKATWVELKLLTRLAAPAIIVYLLNNLLNMSTQIFCGQLGNLELAGSALANNGIQLFVYGVMLGMGSAVETLCGQAYGAHKYEMLGIYLQRSTILLVATGIPLLFLYIFSKPLLLLLGESRDVAAAAALFVYGLIPQIFAYAANFPIQKFLQAQSIVNPSAYIAAGTLVVHVLLTWIAVYKFWWGLFGAALVLSLSWWIIVGAQFVYILMSPKCKKTWTGLSWRAFHGLWDFLKLSSASAVMLCLETWYFQILVLIAGNLPNPAVALDSLAICSTMLSWVFMIAVGFNAAASVRVSNELGAGHPRSAAFSVLVVTASSTIIAIIFAIIIMLLRDKISYMFTGGTVVAEAVSDLAPILAISLVLNGIQPVLSGVAVGCGWQAFVAYVNVGSYYFLGIPLGAVLGFVFKLGAKGIWSGMLGGTALQTIILIWVTVRTDWNKEVEIARGRLNRWEDKKETGMLQNSQSN